From one uncultured Paludibacter sp. genomic stretch:
- the dpsA gene encoding DNA protection during starvation protein produces MKTNESTKVINLLNQVLSDLQVVYQNLRASHWLIKGNQFYQLHKFYEELYNETSEMVDEVAERILMLGGEPLHTYSDYLKASKITVVTKVPKGFESLKTVVDDQEYLLASYRSILDAADDNKDEGTVALMSDFIASTEKRLWMLHSTLA; encoded by the coding sequence ATGAAAACAAACGAATCAACCAAAGTTATAAACCTGTTAAATCAGGTTTTATCGGATTTACAAGTAGTGTATCAAAACCTACGCGCCTCGCACTGGTTAATCAAAGGAAATCAGTTTTATCAACTTCATAAATTTTATGAAGAACTTTACAACGAAACATCTGAAATGGTAGATGAAGTTGCCGAACGTATTTTAATGTTAGGCGGCGAACCGCTGCACACATATTCCGACTATTTAAAAGCTTCTAAAATTACTGTAGTTACAAAAGTTCCTAAAGGATTTGAAAGTTTAAAAACCGTGGTCGATGACCAAGAATATCTACTTGCTTCTTACCGTAGCATATTAGATGCAGCCGACGACAACAAAGACGAAGGAACAGTGGCTTTAATGAGCGATTTTATTGCTTCAACCGAAAAAAGATTATGGATGCTTCATTCAACTTTAGCTTAA
- a CDS encoding conserved hypothetical protein (Evidence 4 : Unknown function but conserved in other organisms), which produces MSKVQKISXISPTLGFTEFDVYQNYRSSFSQSELGKLHEVXPFTDFCRSIGLKDKSSGRQSYFSAEGKVALMLLKSYTGFSDXXLXXHXNGNXHYQMFXGXXIHPLRPLSNFKIVSDIRVEIASLLDIDSAQQVLASHWKPYLKNLHVCMTDATCYESYMRYPTNIKLLWECVHWLDAHLSDFCGILHQRVPRNKFNDVSKVYLSYSKKRKNNVKKSRKRMLVRRLLHXLEKLLSQIKSLLKNXAKGLSLSTDFRKRLSVIEEVLEQXKRMFEGENISDRIVSVDKPYIRPIVRGKEXKTVEXGAKVNNIQIDGIXFIEHLSFKAFNEGIRLKQCVWLHQHLMKTRVKAIGADGIYANNTNRRFCTKYNIHTSFVRKGKPAKDEKDRTMLRKELSRERATRMEGSFGTQKQHYDLLKVHARTKQTEXLWIFFGIHTANAVKMIEKVQAARHKKIA; this is translated from the coding sequence ATGTCAAAAGTACAAAAAATTTCTCANATTTCTCCTACATTAGGATTTACAGAGTTTGATGTTTATCAAAATTACCGTTCAAGTTTTTCACAAAGCGAGTTAGGCAAACTTCACGAAGTTTTNCCTTTTACCGATTTTTGTCGNAGCATTGGTCTTAAAGATAAATCCAGTGGTCGTCAGAGTTATTTCTCGGCGGAAGGTAAGGTAGCTTTGATGCTATTAAAGTCCTACACTGGTTTTTCNGATNCNCANTTGATNGANCATTTNAACGGCAATATNCATTACCAAATGTTTTGNGGTNTNTANATCCATCCTTTACGNCCACTAAGCAATTTTAAGATTGTCAGTGATATTCGTGTAGAGATAGCATCGTTATTAGATATTGATTCTGCGCAGCAAGTATTGGCATCGCATTGGAAACCGTATTTGAAAAACCTGCACGTGTGTATGACTGACGCTACCTGTTATGAAAGCTATATGCGTTATCCAACCAATATAAAGCTCTTATGGGAATGCGTCCACTGGCTTGATGCTCATTTGTCTGATTTTTGTGGAATACTTCATCAGCGTGTTCCACGTAATAAGTTTAATGATGTCTCCAAGGTTTATCTCTCTTACAGTAAAAAACGCAAGAACAACGTGAAGAAATCAAGAAAGCGGATGCTTGTNCGCAGATTATTGCATTTNTTGGAGAAATTATTATCCCAAATAAAATCATTATTAAAAAATNACGCTAAGGGTTTATCTCTTTCAACCGATTTTCGCAAACGTTTATCTGTCATAGAAGAAGTATTGGAACAACANAAAAGGATGTTTGAGGGCGAAAACATATCGGATAGAATTGTCAGTGTTGATAAACCTTATATTCGCCCCATTGTCAGAGGCAAAGAANTCAAAACCGTAGAGTTNGGGGCAAAAGTAAACAATATCCAAATAGACGGGATTTNTTTTATCGAACATCTCTCTTTCAAAGCCTTCAATGAAGGAATACGCCTCAAACAATGCGTATGGTTACATCAACACTTAATGAAAACACGGGTGAAAGCCATAGGGGCAGACGGCATCTATGCCAATAACACGAACAGACGTTTCTGTACAAAATACAACATTCATACCTCATTTGTACGCAAGGGAAAACCCGCTAAGGATGAAAAGGACAGGACGATGCTCAGAAAAGAATTAAGTCGTGAAAGAGCCACACGGATGGAAGGAAGTTTTGGAACTCAAAAACAACACTACGATTTACTCAAAGTACACGCCCGAACGAAACAAACCGAGATNCTTTGGATATTTTTTGGAATACATACTGCCAATGCCGTAAAAATGATTGAGAAAGTACAAGCGGCGAGGCACAAGAAAATAGCCTGA
- a CDS encoding putative peroxiredoxin (Evidence 3 : Putative function from multiple computational evidences): MEEKNQEVVSMPRIGDKAPAFKAVTTQGEINFPSDYEGKWAILFSHPADFTPVCTSEFMTFATMEQDFAALNCQLVGLSVDGLYSHIAWLRTIKDKIEYKGMKNVEVKFPLIEDITMDVAKMYGMIQPSEATTKAVRAVFFVDPKGIIRTIIYYPLSLGRNFDELKRVLIALQTADEFGIATPADWRPGDDVIVPTAGSCGTAKDRMEGKEGEMTCYDWFFCTKKLSKEEVESKIYKK; this comes from the coding sequence ATGGAAGAAAAAAATCAAGAAGTGGTATCTATGCCACGTATCGGAGATAAAGCTCCGGCATTCAAAGCAGTAACTACACAGGGTGAAATTAATTTCCCATCGGATTATGAGGGAAAGTGGGCAATCCTTTTCAGCCATCCGGCAGATTTTACACCGGTTTGTACATCGGAATTTATGACTTTTGCTACAATGGAACAAGATTTTGCTGCACTCAACTGTCAGTTGGTAGGACTTTCTGTTGACGGGCTTTACAGCCATATTGCTTGGTTGCGTACTATCAAAGACAAAATCGAGTACAAAGGAATGAAAAATGTTGAAGTAAAATTCCCGTTGATTGAAGATATTACGATGGATGTGGCTAAAATGTATGGAATGATTCAGCCGAGTGAAGCCACCACCAAAGCTGTTCGCGCTGTATTTTTCGTTGACCCGAAAGGGATAATCCGTACCATTATTTATTATCCATTGTCTTTAGGGCGTAATTTTGACGAGTTGAAACGTGTCCTTATTGCACTTCAAACTGCGGATGAATTTGGAATTGCTACTCCTGCAGATTGGCGTCCGGGAGACGATGTTATTGTTCCTACAGCAGGCTCGTGCGGAACAGCTAAAGACCGTATGGAAGGTAAAGAAGGTGAAATGACTTGTTACGACTGGTTCTTCTGTACAAAAAAACTATCGAAAGAAGAAGTGGAGAGTAAGATTTATAAAAAATAA
- the ribH gene encoding 6,7-dimethyl-8-ribityllumazine synthase: MATELYNLSDYDPDAMPDKEVVAKQRYGIVVAEWNPSITEILKEGAYKALLECGAIKQNIDVIHVPGTIELTYGAKYLLEQKKKYNAIIVLGCVIQGETRHFDFVCESVTHGITELNLRSDACPVIFGVLTTNNLQQAKDRAGGIHGNKGEEAAITAVKMANIVL; the protein is encoded by the coding sequence ATGGCAACAGAACTGTATAACTTGTCTGATTATGATCCCGATGCAATGCCCGATAAAGAAGTAGTTGCAAAACAACGTTACGGAATCGTGGTGGCAGAATGGAATCCTTCTATTACTGAAATATTAAAAGAGGGAGCATATAAGGCTTTATTAGAATGCGGTGCGATAAAACAAAATATTGATGTTATCCATGTTCCGGGCACAATTGAGTTAACGTATGGTGCAAAATACTTGCTCGAACAAAAAAAGAAATACAATGCAATAATTGTATTGGGATGTGTGATTCAAGGCGAAACACGACATTTTGATTTTGTGTGCGAAAGTGTCACTCATGGTATTACAGAACTGAATTTACGTTCCGATGCATGTCCTGTTATTTTTGGAGTGCTTACTACCAATAACTTACAGCAAGCCAAAGACAGAGCGGGGGGAATTCATGGAAATAAAGGTGAAGAAGCTGCAATTACAGCCGTAAAAATGGCAAATATTGTTTTGTAA
- the katG gene encoding catalase/hydroperoxidase HPI(I) (Evidence 2a : Function from experimental evidences in other organisms; PubMedId : 3045098; Product type e : enzyme), translating to MENTSNTGKCPVTGSTHNRGGTKNRDWWPNQLRLNILRQNSNLSNPMDENYNYAEEFKTLDFYALKKDLLALMTDSQDWWPADFGHYGPLFIRMAWHSAGTYRTGDGRGGARAGLQRFAPLNSWPDNANLDKARRLLWPIKQKYGRKISWADLMILTGNVALESMGFKTFGFGGGREDVWEPAEDVYWGSETTWLEDNKRYSGERDLENPLAAVQMGLIYVNPEGPGGNPDPIAAAKDIRETFARMAMNDEETVALIAGGHTFGKCHGAGDVTLVGKEPEAGEIENQGLGWISKHGKGHSGDTITGGPEVTWSQTPTKWSNYFFENLFECEWELTKSPAGAYQWIAKDDMKAGTIPDAHDPSKKHSPTMLTTDLSLRFDPIYEKISRRFYENPEEFQNAFARAWFKLTHRDMGPLSRYLGPEVPAEELIWQDPIPEVNHELINESDIEKLKFTLLESGLTISQLVVTAWASASTFRGSDMRGGANGARIRLEPQRNWEVNNPEQLERTLQILEKIKNDFNSAQTSDKKISLADLIVLGGCAAVEKAATNAGLDVKVPFAPGRMDASQEQTDIKAFDVMEPIADGFRNYLKKKFTVAAEELLIDKAQLLTLTAPEMTVLIGGMRSLNANYNNSQNGILTKHPEVLTNDFFVNLLDMNTVWKPIAEDKETFAGYDRKTGEIKWTATRVDLIFGSNSELRAIAEVYASNDAREKFVMDFVKVWNKVMNLDRN from the coding sequence ATGGAAAATACGTCAAACACAGGAAAATGTCCTGTTACGGGGTCAACCCACAATAGAGGAGGCACAAAAAATCGTGACTGGTGGCCTAATCAATTAAGATTAAATATTCTGAGGCAAAATTCCAATTTGTCAAATCCTATGGATGAAAATTATAATTATGCTGAAGAATTCAAAACCCTTGATTTTTATGCCTTAAAAAAAGATTTATTGGCATTAATGACAGATTCGCAAGATTGGTGGCCTGCGGATTTTGGACACTATGGTCCCTTGTTTATCCGTATGGCTTGGCATAGTGCTGGAACTTACAGAACAGGAGATGGACGTGGAGGCGCAAGAGCAGGATTGCAAAGATTTGCCCCACTTAACAGCTGGCCTGATAATGCTAATCTTGACAAAGCGCGCAGGTTGCTTTGGCCCATAAAGCAAAAATATGGAAGAAAAATTTCTTGGGCTGATTTGATGATTTTAACAGGGAATGTTGCGTTGGAATCAATGGGATTCAAAACCTTTGGATTTGGAGGCGGAAGAGAGGACGTGTGGGAACCGGCTGAAGATGTTTATTGGGGGTCAGAAACAACTTGGTTAGAGGATAATAAACGCTATTCTGGTGAGCGTGATCTTGAAAATCCGCTTGCGGCTGTACAAATGGGACTTATTTATGTGAATCCGGAAGGACCGGGTGGAAATCCTGATCCTATTGCTGCAGCCAAAGATATCAGAGAAACTTTTGCAAGAATGGCTATGAACGATGAAGAAACAGTAGCATTAATTGCAGGTGGACATACATTTGGTAAATGCCATGGCGCAGGCGATGTTACTTTAGTTGGGAAAGAACCGGAAGCCGGAGAAATTGAAAACCAGGGATTAGGTTGGATAAGTAAACATGGTAAAGGACATAGTGGAGATACAATTACAGGAGGACCGGAAGTAACATGGTCTCAAACTCCTACCAAATGGAGCAACTATTTTTTTGAAAATCTTTTTGAATGTGAATGGGAACTTACAAAAAGCCCTGCAGGAGCATACCAATGGATTGCAAAGGACGATATGAAAGCAGGAACAATTCCAGATGCGCACGATCCTTCTAAAAAACATTCTCCAACAATGTTGACAACAGATTTGTCGCTTAGATTTGACCCGATTTATGAAAAAATTTCAAGACGATTTTATGAAAATCCTGAAGAGTTTCAAAATGCTTTTGCGCGTGCTTGGTTTAAACTCACTCACCGCGATATGGGACCTCTTTCACGTTATCTTGGACCCGAAGTTCCTGCAGAAGAACTAATCTGGCAAGATCCGATTCCTGAGGTTAATCACGAACTTATTAATGAAAGTGATATTGAAAAATTAAAATTCACTTTATTGGAATCGGGATTAACGATTTCACAATTAGTGGTAACGGCTTGGGCTTCAGCATCTACATTTAGAGGGTCTGATATGAGAGGTGGAGCTAATGGCGCCAGAATTCGTCTTGAACCTCAAAGAAATTGGGAAGTTAATAATCCGGAACAATTAGAAAGAACATTGCAAATTCTTGAAAAAATTAAAAATGATTTTAACTCAGCTCAAACAAGTGATAAAAAAATTTCTTTAGCAGACTTAATTGTATTGGGAGGGTGTGCGGCAGTAGAAAAAGCAGCTACAAACGCAGGATTGGATGTAAAAGTTCCATTTGCACCAGGGCGTATGGATGCTTCTCAAGAACAAACAGATATAAAAGCCTTTGATGTAATGGAACCTATTGCTGATGGTTTTAGAAATTATTTGAAAAAGAAATTTACGGTGGCTGCTGAGGAATTATTGATAGATAAGGCGCAATTATTAACCCTTACCGCCCCTGAAATGACTGTTCTCATAGGAGGAATGCGGTCGTTGAACGCTAATTACAATAATTCTCAAAATGGTATACTTACAAAACATCCGGAAGTACTTACAAATGATTTTTTTGTTAATCTTTTGGATATGAATACCGTTTGGAAACCAATCGCTGAGGATAAAGAAACATTCGCCGGATACGACCGTAAAACTGGAGAAATAAAGTGGACGGCAACCCGTGTTGATCTTATTTTCGGTTCTAATTCGGAACTTAGAGCGATTGCAGAGGTTTATGCATCTAATGACGCACGAGAAAAATTTGTCATGGATTTTGTAAAAGTATGGAATAAAGTTATGAACCTCGATCGTAATTAA
- a CDS encoding Tetratricopeptide TPR_1 repeat-containing protein — MAKKETTTSPELENVGLVLSKSEQFIEKHQKQILIGVGIVVAIVLAVLAFRNYYMKPRVEAAENAIYKAQSYFAIDSFKVALEGNGSADMIGFKEIASEYGMTPSGKLATAYAGICYYKLGDYKNAVKFLSQYEGKDEYFKTSVIGLTGDAYAEMGETNKAFDFYKKVAATKNELAPIYLKKAGILYETKEKPDEALKMYKEIKEKYPTSMQAGDIDKYIARVEK, encoded by the coding sequence ATGGCAAAAAAAGAAACAACTACATCTCCTGAACTTGAGAATGTAGGTCTGGTATTATCCAAATCGGAACAATTTATTGAAAAACATCAAAAACAAATTCTTATCGGCGTTGGTATTGTAGTAGCAATAGTATTAGCTGTATTGGCTTTTCGTAACTATTATATGAAACCGCGTGTAGAAGCAGCTGAAAATGCTATTTATAAGGCTCAGAGTTATTTTGCTATTGATTCTTTTAAAGTTGCGTTAGAAGGCAATGGTTCTGCAGATATGATAGGATTCAAAGAAATCGCATCAGAATATGGAATGACTCCGAGTGGAAAACTGGCAACTGCTTATGCCGGGATATGTTACTATAAATTAGGTGATTATAAAAATGCTGTAAAGTTCCTCTCACAGTATGAGGGTAAAGATGAATATTTCAAAACTTCTGTTATAGGACTTACTGGGGACGCTTATGCAGAAATGGGCGAAACAAATAAAGCATTTGATTTTTACAAAAAAGTTGCAGCTACTAAAAATGAATTGGCTCCTATATATTTGAAAAAAGCAGGAATTCTTTATGAAACCAAAGAAAAGCCGGACGAAGCATTGAAAATGTACAAAGAAATTAAGGAAAAATATCCTACAAGTATGCAAGCAGGCGATATTGATAAATACATTGCTCGTGTAGAGAAATAA